One stretch of Chloroflexota bacterium DNA includes these proteins:
- a CDS encoding SDR family oxidoreductase — MNHAELTRLYDFTNRVVAITGGAGALGSEMACALIGCGAHVAILDRVAELPQQFVERIENEKTSRSGRLVFQQTDVLDRASLIHAQKSIETQLGQVDILINAAGGNHPNATTGAYGKPGEPADLRFFDLAEDGLRRTMDLNFLGTVFPCQVFGRGMAERGEGIILNISSMNALRPLTRIPAYSAGKAAVSNFTQWLAVYLAMNYSPRIRVNALAPGFFITAQSRFLALDPATGELSARGRTVVAHTPMGRYGAPDELIGTMFWLLSPASAFVTGTIVPVDGGFSAFSGV; from the coding sequence ATGAATCACGCTGAATTGACTCGACTGTACGATTTCACGAATCGCGTTGTCGCGATCACCGGCGGCGCGGGTGCGCTGGGGAGCGAGATGGCGTGTGCCTTGATCGGTTGTGGCGCGCACGTTGCGATCCTCGACCGCGTTGCAGAATTGCCGCAACAATTTGTTGAGCGAATCGAAAATGAAAAGACATCCCGCTCAGGTCGTCTCGTTTTTCAGCAGACCGATGTGCTTGATCGCGCGTCACTCATCCACGCGCAAAAATCTATCGAGACGCAACTGGGTCAAGTTGATATATTGATCAATGCAGCGGGCGGCAATCATCCCAACGCGACAACTGGCGCGTATGGGAAACCAGGTGAACCGGCTGATCTCAGATTCTTCGATCTTGCCGAAGATGGTTTGCGCCGTACGATGGATCTCAATTTTCTCGGCACGGTGTTTCCGTGCCAGGTCTTTGGTCGCGGCATGGCGGAGCGCGGCGAAGGCATCATTCTCAACATCTCTTCGATGAATGCGCTTCGACCCTTAACGCGCATCCCAGCGTACTCGGCGGGCAAAGCGGCAGTTAGCAATTTCACGCAATGGCTCGCGGTCTACCTGGCGATGAATTATTCGCCGCGCATTCGCGTCAATGCGCTTGCGCCCGGTTTTTTCATCACCGCGCAAAGTCGTTTTCTTGCGCTCGACCCGGCAACCGGCGAATTGAGCGCGCGTGGTCGCACTGTCGTCGCGCACACGCCGATGGGTCGCTATGGCGCGCCGGACGAATTGATTGGAACGATGTTTTGGTTGCTCTCGCCGGCATCCGCATTTGTAACTGGGACAATCGTTCCGGTGGATGGCGGCTTTTCCGCGTTTAGCGGTGTGTGA
- a CDS encoding CoA-acylating methylmalonate-semialdehyde dehydrogenase has protein sequence MTRQLENFIDGQWMRSQASEYLDIMNPATLETLAQVPLSPGADVMIAANAASQASVEWRRTPAGERIQYLFKLKNLLEQHLDELARAITIECGKTLAESIGELQRGIENVQVACGIPSLMQGNVSEDIARGIDETMIRQPLGVVAAITPFNFPAMIPLWFLPYAVATGNCFILKPSERVPLTACKLFELIQAAGFPPGVVQLIHGGKATVDAILDHPVIRAVSFVGSTQVARYIYSRAAAQGKRAQCQGGAKNPVVIMPDADMTSATRVLADSAFGCAGQRCLAAADAIAVGDAHRAFTEQIVEVAMNRRVGYGLEKDVEMGPVISAASQSRIANLIEQGKAEGGKILVDGRERQVRGYEQGYFIFPTIIDALPAESQLAKTEIFGPVLSTTQVNTLDEAIGLVNLRRYGNSACIFTSSGAAARQFRYEVNAGNVGVNIAIAAPMAYYPFSGWGDSFFGDLHGQARHGVEFYTQTKVVVERWSQEWTRKF, from the coding sequence ATGACCCGGCAGCTAGAAAATTTTATCGATGGACAATGGATGCGCTCGCAGGCGTCCGAATATCTCGACATTATGAATCCCGCGACCTTGGAAACACTCGCCCAGGTCCCCCTGTCGCCCGGCGCAGACGTGATGATCGCGGCAAACGCAGCAAGCCAGGCAAGCGTCGAATGGCGACGGACACCGGCGGGCGAACGCATTCAATACCTCTTCAAATTGAAAAATCTTTTAGAACAACATCTCGACGAACTCGCGCGTGCGATCACCATCGAGTGCGGCAAGACGCTGGCAGAAAGCATCGGCGAATTGCAACGCGGGATCGAGAATGTACAAGTCGCGTGCGGCATTCCCTCGTTGATGCAAGGCAACGTCAGCGAAGATATTGCGCGCGGGATCGACGAAACGATGATTCGTCAGCCGCTCGGTGTTGTCGCCGCGATTACGCCCTTTAATTTTCCGGCGATGATTCCGCTCTGGTTTCTGCCGTATGCTGTTGCGACCGGCAACTGTTTCATTCTCAAGCCGAGCGAGCGTGTTCCGCTAACGGCATGCAAATTGTTCGAGTTGATTCAAGCCGCCGGTTTTCCACCCGGCGTCGTTCAACTGATTCACGGTGGCAAAGCAACCGTGGATGCGATTTTGGATCACCCAGTTATTCGCGCCGTGAGTTTTGTCGGCTCGACCCAGGTCGCGCGCTACATCTACAGTCGCGCGGCAGCGCAGGGGAAGCGCGCGCAATGTCAAGGCGGCGCGAAAAATCCGGTCGTGATTATGCCGGATGCGGACATGACTTCGGCAACGCGCGTCCTTGCCGATTCGGCATTCGGCTGCGCGGGGCAACGCTGTCTCGCCGCCGCCGATGCGATCGCCGTCGGCGATGCGCATCGCGCATTCACCGAACAAATCGTCGAGGTCGCGATGAATCGCAGAGTCGGTTATGGTCTCGAAAAAGATGTCGAGATGGGTCCGGTCATCAGCGCGGCGAGTCAATCGCGCATTGCCAATTTGATCGAACAGGGGAAAGCGGAAGGCGGAAAAATTCTGGTCGATGGACGTGAGCGTCAAGTGCGCGGGTACGAACAAGGTTATTTTATCTTTCCGACGATCATCGATGCACTGCCAGCCGAAAGCCAGCTTGCCAAAACTGAAATCTTTGGTCCCGTGTTAAGCACGACCCAGGTCAACACACTCGACGAAGCGATCGGCTTGGTCAATCTGCGGCGCTATGGCAACAGCGCGTGCATCTTCACTTCGAGCGGTGCGGCGGCGCGACAATTTCGGTACGAAGTGAATGCCGGAAATGTCGGCGTGAACATTGCGATTGCCGCACCGATGGCGTACTATCCGTTTAGCGGCTGGGGCGACAGTTTCTTCGGCGACTTGCACGGACAAGCGCGGCATGGTGTTGAGTTTTACACGCAGACCAAAGTGGTGGTTGAGCGGTGGTCCCAAGAGTGGACCAGAAAA
- a CDS encoding zinc-binding dehydrogenase yields MGQVLTIQEPFKVGFDEYEDRPLSESEVRIQTLYSGISAGTELTAYRGSNPYLHKFWNEKDRLFVTSQPPSKQYPMIAFGYEECGRVIEIGNQVTQLKPGDCVYGNWGHRTYHIATEEWAAARLMPENLDPMLGIFNVITAIAYNGILDAAIRLGETVAVFGLGTPGQMVAQMAKRSGARVIGVDMIDLRLDLAQKMGWIDVALDARRGRIAERIKELTDNRGADVVIEVSGSYAALHEAIRAAAYSAKAITLGFFQAQGCDLYLGEEFHHNRINIVCSQIGGVSPELTYRWNRRRLEQMGIRLQAEGVLNFKPLITHVVPFCNAAEAYRIADQEPDKAIQVVLDFNN; encoded by the coding sequence ATGGGACAAGTCCTCACCATTCAAGAACCCTTTAAGGTTGGCTTTGACGAATATGAAGACCGACCGCTGTCCGAATCTGAAGTGCGGATTCAAACACTTTATTCCGGGATTAGCGCGGGCACGGAACTCACCGCGTATCGCGGGAGTAATCCTTACTTGCACAAATTCTGGAATGAAAAAGATCGACTCTTTGTCACGAGCCAACCGCCGTCCAAACAATATCCCATGATCGCGTTTGGTTATGAGGAATGTGGGCGCGTGATTGAAATCGGAAATCAGGTGACCCAGCTCAAACCCGGCGATTGCGTGTACGGAAACTGGGGACATCGCACGTATCACATCGCGACCGAAGAATGGGCAGCCGCGCGTCTCATGCCGGAAAATCTCGATCCCATGCTCGGAATCTTTAACGTGATAACCGCAATTGCATACAACGGCATCTTGGACGCGGCGATTCGTCTGGGCGAAACGGTCGCGGTGTTCGGACTCGGCACGCCGGGGCAGATGGTCGCGCAGATGGCGAAACGATCCGGCGCGCGCGTGATTGGCGTTGACATGATCGACTTGCGGTTAGACTTGGCACAGAAGATGGGCTGGATCGATGTTGCGCTCGACGCGCGGCGAGGACGGATCGCCGAACGCATCAAGGAACTCACCGACAATCGCGGCGCGGATGTTGTGATCGAAGTGTCGGGCAGTTATGCCGCGCTGCATGAAGCGATCCGCGCGGCGGCGTATTCCGCCAAAGCAATCACACTCGGATTTTTTCAGGCACAAGGTTGCGACTTGTATCTCGGCGAAGAATTTCATCACAACCGCATCAACATCGTTTGTTCGCAAATCGGCGGCGTGTCGCCCGAACTCACGTATCGCTGGAATCGCCGGCGGCTGGAGCAAATGGGCATTCGTCTCCAAGCCGAGGGCGTACTCAATTTCAAACCATTGATCACACACGTCGTGCCATTCTGTAACGCGGCGGAAGCATATCGCATTGCCGACCAGGAACCGGACAAGGCAATCCAAGTCGTTCTCGATTTTAATAACTGA
- a CDS encoding Gfo/Idh/MocA family oxidoreductase: MQQLKTAILGCGGFANRHAQNIASLPEQFELVAFCDVDLARAHAFNEKYGAGRGVVFQDHHALFKQTNLDLCLICLPPFGHADEVEIAAQCGVHLLIEKPIALTSQHAWRMVQAAERAGIVTQVGFMYRFGAAVARLKELIDNGQAGNLGLMSAHYFCNHLHAPWWRDREKSGGQLVEQAIHLVDLMRYLMGEAATVYSLQNNVFHRDLPSYTVEDVSGTVIGFENGSVGVLYASNGAVPNKWLYDVRIVAKNLTAEFSNANCGVITHTNDSTLKTETISSDANLYLLELQDLWRAIVNRQPTRTPIREGARSLDLVLAAMRSAKTQNIERLP; this comes from the coding sequence ATGCAACAATTGAAAACGGCGATCCTGGGTTGCGGTGGTTTTGCTAATCGCCACGCTCAAAACATCGCCTCACTGCCGGAACAATTCGAACTCGTCGCATTTTGCGATGTTGACCTTGCACGCGCTCACGCCTTCAACGAAAAGTACGGCGCGGGTCGCGGCGTGGTCTTTCAAGATCATCACGCTTTGTTTAAGCAAACGAACTTGGATTTGTGTTTGATTTGTCTGCCGCCATTCGGTCATGCCGACGAGGTTGAAATCGCCGCGCAATGCGGCGTGCATCTGCTCATCGAAAAACCGATCGCGCTCACGTCGCAACACGCCTGGCGCATGGTACAAGCGGCGGAACGCGCCGGCATCGTGACCCAGGTTGGGTTCATGTACCGGTTTGGCGCGGCGGTCGCGCGATTGAAAGAATTGATCGACAATGGTCAAGCCGGGAACCTCGGGCTGATGAGCGCGCATTATTTTTGCAATCATCTTCATGCGCCGTGGTGGCGCGACCGTGAAAAATCCGGCGGGCAGTTAGTCGAGCAAGCGATTCATCTGGTTGACTTGATGCGCTACCTGATGGGCGAAGCCGCGACGGTGTACAGTTTGCAGAACAACGTGTTCCATCGCGATCTTCCCAGCTACACCGTCGAAGATGTGTCGGGCACAGTGATCGGTTTTGAGAACGGAAGCGTCGGCGTGCTGTATGCGTCGAATGGCGCGGTTCCCAACAAGTGGCTCTACGATGTTCGCATCGTCGCCAAGAATCTCACCGCTGAATTCTCGAATGCGAATTGCGGGGTGATTACGCACACGAACGATTCGACATTGAAGACCGAAACGATTAGCTCCGATGCGAATCTTTATCTGCTCGAACTCCAAGACCTGTGGCGCGCGATTGTCAATCGCCAACCCACGCGCACGCCGATTCGTGAAGGCGCGCGCTCGCTCGATCTTGTGCTCGCCGCGATGCGCTCGGCAAAAACGCAGAACATTGAAAGGTTACCATGA
- a CDS encoding transaldolase family protein, with the protein MSVQYTSPLHQTVTTTVTDYWNDSCAVEELTYALEHGAVGATTNPTIVLDVLKKESQYWRGQLQEMIQANPIASEDEIAWWLIEQMAMRSAKLLLPVFEREHHKKGRLSIQTNPTFYRNAEAIVEQAMHFNSLAPNIQAKIPVTHAGITAIEEATYRGVNINATVCFTVPQSLAVAEAVERGLKRRVAEGKHIDDMSPVCTIMIGRLDDWMQALIKRDAISCDPGCVHWAGIACIKKASGIYSERGYRTRLLAAAYRHHLHWSELIGGDVVLTIPYVWQRQFNASDIEVKERFANPVAQEIIDELHKYFPDFRRAYDVDGLRCEEFDTFGATVRTLRTFIASYRELIAYVRDVMLPDPEIRR; encoded by the coding sequence ATGAGTGTTCAATATACAAGTCCACTGCACCAAACTGTTACGACTACAGTCACCGATTATTGGAACGATTCATGCGCGGTCGAAGAACTGACGTATGCGCTGGAGCATGGCGCAGTCGGCGCAACGACGAATCCGACGATTGTGTTGGACGTGCTGAAAAAAGAATCACAGTATTGGCGCGGGCAATTGCAAGAAATGATCCAGGCAAATCCAATCGCGTCCGAAGATGAAATCGCTTGGTGGTTGATCGAGCAGATGGCAATGCGCAGCGCGAAATTATTGCTGCCGGTGTTTGAACGCGAGCATCACAAAAAAGGTCGCCTCTCGATTCAAACGAACCCCACGTTTTATCGAAACGCTGAAGCGATTGTTGAGCAAGCCATGCACTTTAACTCGCTCGCGCCAAACATACAAGCCAAAATCCCGGTCACTCATGCTGGGATCACTGCAATCGAAGAAGCGACCTATCGCGGTGTGAACATCAATGCGACGGTGTGTTTCACTGTGCCGCAATCGCTCGCCGTCGCCGAAGCCGTTGAACGCGGTTTGAAGCGCCGGGTCGCCGAGGGCAAGCACATCGATGACATGTCGCCGGTCTGCACGATCATGATCGGTCGTCTCGACGATTGGATGCAGGCGCTGATCAAACGCGACGCGATTTCGTGCGATCCGGGGTGCGTGCATTGGGCGGGCATCGCGTGCATCAAAAAGGCATCGGGTATATATTCAGAGCGCGGCTATCGCACACGTTTGCTCGCGGCGGCGTATCGCCATCACTTGCATTGGTCCGAGTTGATCGGCGGCGATGTGGTGCTCACAATTCCGTACGTGTGGCAGCGTCAATTCAATGCGTCCGACATCGAAGTGAAGGAACGCTTTGCCAATCCGGTTGCACAAGAAATCATTGACGAACTGCATAAATATTTTCCGGATTTTCGACGCGCGTATGATGTGGATGGATTGCGCTGTGAGGAATTCGATACATTTGGAGCAACCGTTCGCACGCTCCGTACATTCATCGCATCGTATCGCGAATTGATCGCCTACGTGCGCGATGTAATGCTTCCCGATCCGGAAATCCGGCGTTGA